From the Thermodesulfobacteriota bacterium genome, the window CTCCAGGAAACTCAGACCCTTCGGGCACAACTCATTGCCAAACGGATCGAATTGCGAGAGCTTCTCACGAACTCCTCTTCAAGGATGGAGATCATCCGGATGAAATATATGGAACTCGCAGAGGCCCAAATTAGAATGGAGGAGAAGACGATCGACTATCTGATCAAGATTCGTCATCTCCTCACTCCCGAACAACTCCTTCTCTGGTGTCCGGAGGAGGAGTTCCCCATGCCTCATAAAACGATGCCCGGGCATCGACCCTTTAAGCCGATGCCCCCGATGAAGATTCCGCCCCCCGAAGAATAGAGGGATGAGGGTTGCTCTCGAAAGGGAAACGACAGCCTACAAGCCAGAGCATCTCTGCCGTCTATCTCGCGATCTTCACGGGAATCCTGTTTGTCATTCTCCTCATCAACGGCTTTCTCGAAATCCATCGGACGAAGAAAGGATTCTACCTCCTCCTGGAGCGGGAGGCAACGGCCCTCATCCAGCACTTCGAGCAGAACCTTTCGGAACTCCTCCACATCCTTCAGACCTCCCAATCCCTTTATGGCATGGAAGAATCGATTTTGGAGTATCTCGTCGATGCCCTCCGTCGGATCGACCAAATCGATGGAGGAAAGACGCCCTCCCCCTCCGATCTCCAATCCCTTGCCCACCAGTATGATTTGGCCTCGATCGAACTTTATGACCTTCAGGGAAACCTCCTCCGATCGTGGCCCTCTCCTCCTTCTCTTCCCCTCCCCAGCCCCCGCTCTCTTTTGAGGGAGGTCATCGAGCAAAGACGAACCCTCGCAACGGATCTTTTTGGCCGCCCCCTGAAGGAAGAAGCTCTCTTCTCCCTCGCCATGGAAAGGAAGAATGCTTCCGGCATCACCGTCATTCGACTCGGAGGGAGGACCGTCAAAAGATTGTATCGGCAATTGGCCATCCAGAGGGCCATCTCCGACCTGGGCCTCCGGGATGGGATCCTGTATTTTTCGGTTCAGGATG encodes:
- a CDS encoding periplasmic heavy metal sensor translates to MRPWRKEGRCLRASELNLTSEQIKGLQHLQQSYLQETQTLRAQLIAKRIELRELLTNSSSRMEIIRMKYMELAEAQIRMEEKTIDYLIKIRHLLTPEQLLLWCPEEEFPMPHKTMPGHRPFKPMPPMKIPPPEE